The Chryseobacterium sp. 52 genome includes a region encoding these proteins:
- a CDS encoding DUF4421 family protein — MSLKSTVIFLLSLITVMAKAQIDTAKIKSYADQVMVRVNIDTNIERYVFTEGPEDKPLETILSINNKTRASFSVDYKIISGTVSFTPNFLPGNNDNELKGSSSYADFRFRFFPKKIIQTVYYKKVKGFYIENMQDFFPEWKEGKDAYLQFPDLKIQSFGGSTAYVMKKDFSLKSIYTQGEWQKESRGSWVPVIDYDLSIFTDIIDGRKNRDTQYSIGASMGYFYNWVLGKKNRVNIAPNVGLGLGGMFSSTRDILDDGTKSSKENTQYLTIRFATGLHIGYNTDRLLFGGKFNVTSSAYNEKGNQNVQNNNLYGLIYIGYRFPPPGVVKRNYDKIQKKIPIL, encoded by the coding sequence TTGAGCCTGAAATCTACAGTTATATTTCTACTTTCCCTGATAACGGTTATGGCGAAAGCCCAGATCGATACGGCTAAAATCAAATCTTACGCAGATCAGGTGATGGTTCGGGTCAACATTGATACCAACATTGAAAGATATGTTTTTACCGAAGGTCCGGAGGATAAACCGCTGGAAACCATTCTTTCCATCAACAATAAAACAAGAGCTTCTTTTTCCGTTGACTATAAAATTATAAGTGGTACCGTATCTTTTACCCCCAATTTTCTTCCGGGTAATAATGATAATGAACTGAAAGGAAGCAGTTCATATGCCGACTTTAGATTTCGTTTTTTTCCAAAAAAAATTATTCAGACCGTTTATTACAAAAAAGTAAAAGGATTTTACATTGAAAATATGCAAGACTTCTTTCCCGAATGGAAGGAAGGAAAAGATGCATATCTTCAGTTTCCGGATTTGAAAATTCAGAGTTTTGGAGGATCTACGGCCTATGTCATGAAGAAAGATTTTTCCCTGAAAAGTATTTATACACAGGGTGAGTGGCAGAAAGAAAGCCGTGGAAGCTGGGTGCCTGTTATAGATTATGATCTGTCTATCTTCACAGATATTATAGATGGCAGAAAGAACAGGGATACCCAATACAGTATTGGTGCCAGTATGGGATACTTTTACAACTGGGTTCTTGGGAAAAAAAACAGAGTGAATATTGCTCCGAATGTGGGACTTGGATTAGGTGGAATGTTTTCCAGCACCCGGGATATTCTGGATGACGGAACAAAATCAAGCAAAGAGAATACCCAATATCTGACGATCAGATTTGCAACAGGTCTGCACATAGGATATAATACGGACAGGCTGCTGTTTGGAGGAAAGTTCAATGTCACCTCGTCTGCTTACAATGAAAAAGGGAATCAGAATGTACAAAATAATAATCTCTACGGATTGATTTACATAGGCTATCGTTTTCCGCCTCCTGGCGTGGTAAAAAGAAATTATGATAAGATCCAGAAAAAGATCCCCATTTTATAA
- the glmM gene encoding phosphoglucosamine mutase gives MSLIKSISGIRGTIGGKVNDNLTPLDVVKFASAFGTWLQNTQNKKNLTLIIGRDARISGEMVSSLVTATLQGLGINVVDLGLSTTPTVEIMVPELNADGGIILTASHNPKQWNALKLLNGKGEFISGEDGAKVLALAENEDFNYAEVDDLGTYETREDAFDIHIQQILDLPMVDVEAIKAKKFKIVLDAVNSTGGIAIPMLLDKLGCETIKLYCEPNGQFPHNPEPLKEHLGDICELVKKENADLGIVVDPDVDRLALIDEKGEMFGEEYTLVAVADYLLKHKKGAAVSNLSSSRALRDVARSHDSEYFASAVGEVNVVNLMKEKNAVIGGEGNGGIIYPDLHYGRDSLVGAALFLTHLAKENKTVSELRAGYPGYFMGKKKIELTPEINVDDILAKMEKEYQNEEVSTVDGVKIDFENNWVHLRKSNTEPIIRIYTEAYSQEEADKLGDDIIAKIKSLI, from the coding sequence ATGTCGTTAATAAAATCTATTTCAGGGATCAGAGGGACAATCGGAGGAAAAGTAAATGATAACTTGACACCTCTGGATGTGGTAAAATTTGCATCCGCATTTGGAACCTGGCTTCAGAATACACAAAATAAAAAGAATTTAACCTTAATAATAGGAAGAGACGCCAGAATTTCCGGAGAAATGGTTTCCTCACTGGTGACGGCTACATTACAGGGATTAGGAATCAATGTCGTGGATCTGGGACTTTCCACAACACCAACAGTGGAAATAATGGTTCCTGAATTAAATGCAGACGGAGGAATTATCCTTACCGCTTCTCACAATCCAAAACAATGGAATGCACTTAAACTTTTAAACGGAAAAGGAGAATTTATCAGTGGTGAAGATGGTGCTAAAGTATTGGCCCTGGCTGAAAACGAAGACTTTAACTACGCTGAAGTCGATGATCTTGGAACATATGAAACAAGAGAAGATGCATTTGATATCCATATCCAGCAGATTCTTGATCTGCCCATGGTAGATGTTGAAGCGATTAAAGCTAAAAAATTTAAAATAGTCCTGGATGCGGTAAACTCTACAGGAGGTATTGCGATCCCGATGTTGTTAGACAAATTAGGTTGCGAAACAATCAAATTATACTGTGAACCAAACGGGCAGTTCCCACACAACCCGGAACCTTTGAAAGAACATTTGGGAGATATCTGCGAACTGGTAAAAAAAGAAAATGCAGACTTAGGAATCGTTGTAGATCCGGATGTAGACAGATTAGCCTTAATAGATGAAAAAGGAGAAATGTTCGGAGAAGAATACACGTTGGTTGCTGTTGCAGATTATCTGTTGAAGCATAAAAAAGGAGCTGCAGTTTCCAATCTTTCTTCTAGCCGTGCTTTGAGAGATGTTGCGAGAAGCCACGATTCAGAATACTTTGCAAGTGCTGTAGGAGAAGTGAACGTAGTGAATTTAATGAAAGAGAAAAATGCCGTGATCGGAGGAGAAGGAAACGGAGGAATTATCTATCCTGATCTTCATTACGGAAGAGACTCTCTGGTAGGGGCGGCCTTATTTTTAACCCATCTGGCAAAAGAAAACAAGACGGTTTCCGAATTAAGAGCCGGATATCCAGGCTACTTCATGGGCAAAAAGAAAATAGAACTGACTCCGGAGATTAACGTAGACGATATTCTGGCCAAAATGGAAAAAGAATATCAGAACGAAGAAGTTTCCACCGTGGATGGTGTTAAAATTGACTTTGAAAACAACTGGGTTCACCTTAGAAAATCAAACACAGAACCGATTATCAGAATCTATACAGAAGCCTATTCACAGGAAGAAGCCGACAAGCTTGGAGATGATATCATTGCTAAGATTAAAAGTTTAATTTAA